In Gulosibacter molinativorax, a single window of DNA contains:
- a CDS encoding glycosyltransferase family 2 protein, whose product MTDSPKASIVVPSRGGAERLPHLFEALRSQTESSWEAIVVIDGDIDNSALVVEEAAADLPVRSIVFPENRGRSAALNAGFASARGDILIRCDDDLRPSPDYVAAHVERHIGGEFGVVGLYRNTYPPTPYARAYGFDRDERFRKDAYAASEEQWWRFWAGNVSVTRTGWQRVGEYDRSFRAYGWEDVDWGYRAKQAGLDVVLAPELETPHHIAATTTAIRVIRAFHSGAARRKFEAKHGVGALPPADGGTGIWGALVRNTARLRNLTGLTRSARTIDRFADKLPQYIAEKAISLLVESASLSGYRRPDNVRNDV is encoded by the coding sequence ATGACCGATTCGCCAAAGGCAAGTATTGTCGTACCCTCGCGCGGTGGCGCGGAACGATTGCCGCACCTGTTCGAGGCGCTTCGCTCGCAGACCGAGTCGAGTTGGGAAGCCATCGTCGTCATTGATGGAGACATCGACAACTCGGCATTGGTGGTCGAGGAAGCTGCCGCGGATCTACCGGTGCGGTCTATCGTATTTCCGGAAAACCGTGGCCGTTCGGCTGCGCTAAATGCAGGGTTTGCATCAGCTCGCGGTGACATCTTGATTCGGTGCGATGACGACCTTCGACCCTCGCCCGACTATGTTGCGGCACATGTGGAGCGTCACATCGGAGGCGAGTTCGGGGTGGTCGGGCTTTACCGAAATACATATCCGCCAACGCCGTACGCGCGCGCGTACGGGTTCGATCGCGACGAGCGGTTTCGCAAAGATGCGTATGCCGCTTCGGAAGAGCAATGGTGGCGGTTCTGGGCGGGAAATGTTTCGGTCACCCGAACAGGTTGGCAACGCGTTGGCGAATACGACAGATCCTTTCGCGCATATGGTTGGGAGGATGTCGATTGGGGTTATCGCGCCAAACAGGCAGGCCTGGATGTCGTACTCGCACCCGAACTTGAAACACCGCACCACATTGCAGCAACCACGACCGCGATAAGGGTGATTCGGGCGTTTCATTCGGGGGCAGCTCGTCGAAAATTCGAAGCTAAGCACGGCGTCGGTGCGCTCCCACCAGCGGACGGAGGCACAGGTATTTGGGGTGCACTGGTGAGGAATACGGCGCGATTGCGCAACTTGACCGGCCTTACTAGGTCAGCGCGAACTATTGACCGATTCGCCGATAAGCTTCCTCAATATATCGCCGAGAAAGCAATTTCTCTGCTCGTTGAATCGGCTTCATTATCGGGATATCGACGCCCAGATAACGTGCGAAATGATGTCTGA